Proteins found in one Cellulomonas palmilytica genomic segment:
- the rsmD gene encoding 16S rRNA (guanine(966)-N(2))-methyltransferase RsmD produces the protein MTRIVAGSVGGRSLQVPRAGTRPTSERVREALFSRLEHLDVVAGARVLDLYAGSGALGLEAASRGAAAVTLVELARQAAEVCRRNVVTLGVGDRVVVVAEKAERFVERPPLAPWDLVLVDPPYDLSEADLVTVLRGLVGNLAEGAVVVVERSGRAPEPDWPQGLTRFDARSYGETAVWFAEPDEDEEGNA, from the coding sequence GTGACGAGGATCGTCGCGGGCAGCGTCGGCGGGCGCTCGCTGCAGGTGCCGCGCGCCGGGACGCGGCCGACGAGCGAGCGCGTGCGCGAGGCGCTGTTCTCGCGGCTCGAGCACCTCGACGTCGTCGCCGGCGCGCGCGTGCTGGACCTGTACGCGGGCTCGGGCGCGCTCGGGCTGGAGGCCGCGAGCCGCGGTGCCGCGGCGGTGACGCTCGTCGAGCTCGCGCGGCAGGCCGCCGAGGTGTGCCGCCGCAACGTCGTGACGCTCGGCGTCGGGGACCGCGTCGTCGTCGTCGCCGAGAAGGCCGAACGGTTCGTCGAGCGGCCCCCGCTCGCGCCGTGGGACCTCGTGCTGGTCGACCCGCCGTACGACCTGTCCGAGGCGGACCTGGTGACCGTGCTGCGCGGGCTCGTCGGGAACCTCGCGGAGGGTGCGGTGGTCGTCGTCGAGCGTTCCGGCCGGGCGCCCGAACCCGACTGGCCGCAGGGCCTGACGCGGTTCGACGCGCGTTCCTACGGCGAGACCGCGGTGTGGTTCGCCGAGCCCGACGAGGACGAGGAGGGGAACGCATGA
- the coaD gene encoding pantetheine-phosphate adenylyltransferase, producing the protein MSLAVCPGSFDPLTLGHVDVVRRARSMFDEVVVGIARNSSKSPLLDVDQRVALARAAFAQDAGVRVEVVPGLLADFVREVGASAVVKGLRGGADFDGELPMALMNRHLTGVETVFVVGDPALAHIASSLVKDVARFGGSVDDLVPAGVADAVRAALGRA; encoded by the coding sequence GTGAGCCTCGCCGTCTGCCCCGGGTCGTTCGACCCCCTGACCCTCGGCCACGTCGACGTCGTGCGGCGCGCGCGGTCGATGTTCGACGAGGTCGTCGTCGGGATCGCACGGAACTCCTCGAAGTCCCCGCTGCTCGACGTCGACCAGCGCGTCGCGCTCGCACGAGCGGCGTTCGCGCAGGACGCGGGCGTGCGCGTCGAGGTCGTGCCGGGACTGCTCGCGGACTTCGTGCGCGAGGTCGGCGCGTCCGCGGTCGTCAAGGGGCTGCGGGGCGGTGCGGACTTCGACGGCGAGCTGCCGATGGCGCTCATGAACCGGCACCTGACGGGCGTCGAGACGGTGTTCGTCGTGGGGGACCCCGCGCTCGCGCACATCGCGTCGTCGCTCGTGAAGGACGTCGCGCGGTTCGGCGGGTCGGTCGACGACCTCGTCCCCGCGGGCGTCGCGGACGCCGTGCGCGCCGCGCTGGGCCGTGCTTGA
- a CDS encoding YceD family protein, producing the protein MHRPVHLDPRSPFVLDTHELGRRPGSTRTVQRTVAAPADLGTDVIGFPEGSDLELDLRLEAVMEGVLVTGSVRGRAVGECVRCLGEVVDDVDVFLTELYAYPERAKAAAEEGDEGEDVRELEDDLIDLEPALRDAVVPALPFQPLCRPDCPGLCSECGARLADDPDHSHETLDPRWSALSGLVSQDDETKES; encoded by the coding sequence GTGCACCGCCCAGTTCACCTCGATCCCCGCTCGCCGTTCGTGCTCGACACCCACGAGCTCGGCCGACGTCCGGGATCGACGCGGACCGTGCAGCGGACGGTCGCCGCTCCCGCGGACCTCGGCACCGACGTGATCGGTTTCCCCGAAGGGTCGGACCTCGAGCTCGATCTGAGGCTCGAGGCCGTCATGGAGGGGGTCCTGGTCACCGGATCCGTCCGTGGTCGGGCGGTCGGGGAGTGCGTGCGCTGCCTGGGCGAGGTCGTCGACGACGTCGACGTCTTCCTCACGGAGCTCTACGCGTACCCCGAGCGCGCGAAGGCCGCGGCCGAGGAGGGTGACGAGGGCGAGGACGTGCGCGAGCTCGAGGACGACCTGATCGACCTGGAGCCCGCGCTGCGGGACGCGGTGGTGCCGGCTCTGCCGTTCCAGCCGTTGTGCCGGCCCGACTGCCCGGGTCTGTGCTCCGAGTGCGGAGCGCGCCTGGCGGACGACCCTGACCATTCGCATGAGACGCTTGACCCTCGCTGGTCCGCCCTGAGCGGTCTGGTGAGCCAGGACGACGAGACGAAAGAGAGCTAG
- the rnc gene encoding ribonuclease III, with amino-acid sequence MATELLEKLGVHLDPELLVLALTHRSFAHEAGGIPTNERLEFLGDTVLGLVVTESLYRTRPDEPEGALAKMRAATVSQRGLAGVARNLDLGRYVLLGKGELATGGRDKDSILSDTLEALFGAIYLTHGLETARVVVERLVGPTLAQAADLGAGLDWKTSLQELSASLGLGAPHYDVVGEGPDHARSFTAHAVVGGEVRGTGVGPAKKVAEQQAAEAAYRRLQAESAVDDDAAAPGAAAG; translated from the coding sequence ATGGCCACCGAACTCCTCGAGAAGCTCGGGGTCCACCTGGACCCCGAGCTTCTCGTGCTCGCCCTGACCCACCGGTCGTTCGCGCACGAAGCCGGCGGCATCCCGACGAACGAGCGCCTGGAGTTCCTGGGCGACACGGTCCTGGGCCTCGTGGTGACGGAGTCGCTGTACCGCACGCGTCCCGACGAGCCCGAGGGTGCGCTCGCGAAGATGCGTGCCGCGACCGTGTCGCAGCGCGGGCTCGCGGGCGTCGCGCGAAACCTGGACCTGGGCCGCTACGTGCTGCTCGGCAAGGGCGAGCTCGCCACGGGCGGCCGCGACAAGGACTCGATCCTGTCCGACACGCTCGAGGCGCTGTTCGGGGCGATCTACCTGACGCACGGGCTCGAGACCGCGCGTGTCGTCGTCGAGCGCCTCGTCGGCCCGACGCTCGCGCAGGCGGCCGACCTGGGCGCAGGTCTCGACTGGAAGACGTCGCTGCAGGAGCTTTCCGCGTCCCTCGGGCTCGGTGCGCCGCACTACGACGTCGTGGGCGAGGGCCCGGACCACGCGCGGTCGTTCACCGCGCACGCCGTCGTGGGCGGCGAGGTGCGCGGCACGGGCGTCGGCCCGGCGAAGAAGGTCGCCGAGCAGCAGGCCGCGGAGGCCGCGTACCGACGGCTGCAGGCGGAGAGCGCGGTGGACGACGACGCTGCGGCTCCCGGGGCTGCCGCCGGCTGA
- the rpmF gene encoding 50S ribosomal protein L32: protein MAVPKRKMSRSNTRARRSQWKTTATTITQCPNCKADKKPHTACPSCGAYNGRQYAEALRSEHDAR from the coding sequence GTGGCGGTTCCGAAGCGCAAGATGTCGCGCAGCAACACCCGTGCGCGTCGGTCGCAGTGGAAGACCACTGCCACGACGATCACGCAGTGCCCCAACTGCAAGGCCGACAAGAAGCCCCACACGGCCTGCCCGTCGTGCGGTGCCTACAACGGCCGTCAGTACGCCGAGGCGCTGCGCAGCGAGCACGACGCCCGCTGA
- a CDS encoding NAD(P)-dependent oxidoreductase, with amino-acid sequence MRTILLPTTLEERVALPQGWRSLDYDPALPLPTAGLDAEVLVVWGNRRPALADAARRLAGLRWVACLAAGTDAVDDAGFDPSVVVTSGRGLHDGPVTEHALALLLACARRLPDLVRAQDERRWAGELGGVQRVHDTKFRTLAGAHVVVWGFGSIATRLAPLLVALGANVTGVARTAGEREGFGVVTPDELPRVLPTADALVGILPATAQTRHAIDARVLAMLPPRAFVVNVGRGSTLDESALVDAVRTRQIAGAALDVFEREPLPPSSPLWGEPRILISPHAAGGRPQHAGAFLTEALRAFDEDRPLPNVVPR; translated from the coding sequence ATGAGGACGATCCTGCTGCCCACCACGCTCGAAGAGCGCGTCGCGCTGCCACAAGGGTGGCGTTCGCTCGACTACGACCCCGCGCTGCCGCTGCCGACCGCGGGGCTCGACGCCGAGGTGCTGGTGGTGTGGGGGAACCGTCGTCCCGCGCTGGCGGACGCCGCGCGACGCCTGGCGGGGCTGCGCTGGGTCGCGTGCCTCGCGGCGGGCACGGACGCGGTCGACGACGCGGGCTTCGATCCGTCGGTCGTCGTGACGTCCGGTCGCGGGCTGCACGACGGGCCCGTCACCGAGCACGCGCTCGCGCTCCTGCTCGCGTGCGCGCGGCGGCTGCCCGACCTGGTGCGCGCGCAGGACGAGCGCCGGTGGGCCGGGGAGCTCGGCGGCGTGCAGCGGGTGCACGACACGAAGTTCCGCACCCTGGCGGGGGCGCACGTCGTGGTCTGGGGGTTCGGGTCCATCGCGACCAGGCTCGCCCCGCTGCTGGTGGCGCTCGGGGCGAACGTCACGGGGGTCGCGCGGACCGCGGGCGAGCGCGAGGGGTTCGGTGTGGTCACGCCCGACGAGCTGCCGCGCGTGCTGCCGACGGCCGACGCGCTCGTCGGGATCCTGCCCGCCACCGCGCAGACCCGGCACGCGATCGACGCGCGGGTGCTCGCGATGCTCCCGCCGCGCGCGTTCGTCGTGAACGTGGGGCGCGGCTCGACGCTCGACGAGAGCGCGCTCGTCGACGCGGTGCGCACGCGGCAGATCGCGGGTGCCGCGCTGGACGTGTTCGAGCGCGAGCCGTTGCCGCCGTCGAGCCCGCTGTGGGGCGAGCCCCGCATCCTCATCAGCCCGCACGCGGCCGGCGGACGTCCGCAGCACGCGGGCGCGTTCCTCACCGAGGCGCTGCGCGCGTTCGACGAGGACCGTCCGCTGCCGAATGTCGTCCCGCGCTGA
- the mutM gene encoding bifunctional DNA-formamidopyrimidine glycosylase/DNA-(apurinic or apyrimidinic site) lyase — translation MPELPEVETVRDGLARHVVGRRVLDAQVLRDYSVRRHLGGPADLVGRVQGRTLAAAVRRGKFLWVPLTGDRNAADEALLVHLGMSGQLLVRSSDELAAETAGDRAVHPHLRVRFVLDDGGALDFVDQRTFGHVSVQDLVPTPDGAPGGRGSSDATVPEQVAHIARDLLDPALDLPTLVRAVRSRRTGIKRALLDQTLVSGVGNIYADEALWRAQVHFARPTSALRPVGVRRVLDAAAQVMSEALAQGGTSFDALYVNVNGASGYFDRSLAVYGQEGRPCPRCGTPIRRVEFMNRSSAFCPRCQPAPRTPRAARSPRT, via the coding sequence GTGCCCGAGCTGCCCGAGGTCGAGACCGTCCGCGACGGGCTCGCACGTCACGTCGTCGGCCGCCGCGTGCTCGACGCGCAGGTGCTGCGCGACTACAGCGTCCGTCGGCACCTGGGCGGTCCCGCCGACCTCGTCGGCCGCGTGCAGGGACGCACGCTCGCCGCGGCGGTGCGGCGCGGGAAGTTCCTGTGGGTGCCGCTCACCGGGGACCGGAATGCCGCCGACGAGGCGTTGCTCGTCCACCTCGGGATGAGCGGCCAGCTCCTGGTGCGCTCGTCGGACGAGCTCGCGGCCGAGACCGCGGGAGACCGTGCGGTCCATCCGCACCTGCGCGTGCGGTTCGTGCTCGACGACGGGGGCGCGCTCGACTTCGTCGACCAGCGCACGTTCGGCCACGTGAGCGTGCAGGACCTGGTCCCGACCCCGGACGGCGCTCCGGGCGGGCGGGGCTCGTCGGACGCGACCGTCCCGGAGCAGGTCGCCCACATCGCGCGCGACCTGCTCGACCCGGCGCTCGACCTGCCGACCCTGGTGCGCGCGGTGCGTTCGCGCAGGACCGGCATCAAGCGCGCCCTGCTGGACCAGACGCTCGTCTCGGGCGTCGGCAACATCTACGCCGACGAGGCGCTGTGGCGTGCGCAGGTGCACTTCGCGCGCCCGACCTCGGCGCTGCGGCCGGTCGGCGTCCGGCGCGTGCTCGACGCGGCCGCGCAGGTCATGTCGGAGGCGCTCGCGCAGGGCGGGACGAGCTTCGATGCGCTGTACGTCAACGTCAACGGCGCGTCCGGGTACTTCGACCGCAGCCTGGCCGTCTACGGGCAGGAGGGCCGCCCGTGCCCGCGCTGCGGCACGCCGATCCGGCGCGTCGAGTTCATGAACCGCAGCTCGGCGTTCTGCCCCCGCTGCCAGCCCGCGCCCCGGACGCCACGGGCGGCGCGGTCGCCTCGCACCTGA
- a CDS encoding GNAT family N-acetyltransferase — protein MTVEHRVRAARAEDMPAIRTVLGRAFHDDSLVRWALPDETTRDDVCAAWFGAFVDRYLAVGRVDVVEVDGEVAGVAAWRVPDAPDDHPVLASLPSVPGIVAAVVGPERTAHLFATLGGSSAHAPADPAVYLHLLAVRPGLQGRGLGSRLVSHGLATFDERGTTTWLCTAEERDVVFYERLGFAVVGQVPLDDAATLRAMHRAPRAPGLR, from the coding sequence ATGACCGTCGAGCACCGGGTGCGCGCGGCGCGCGCCGAGGACATGCCGGCGATCCGGACTGTTCTCGGGCGGGCGTTCCACGACGACTCGCTGGTCCGCTGGGCGCTGCCCGACGAGACGACGCGCGACGACGTGTGCGCGGCGTGGTTCGGCGCGTTCGTCGACCGCTACCTCGCGGTCGGTCGGGTCGACGTGGTCGAGGTCGACGGCGAGGTCGCGGGCGTGGCCGCGTGGCGCGTGCCGGACGCACCCGACGACCACCCGGTGCTCGCGAGCCTGCCGTCCGTGCCCGGGATCGTCGCCGCGGTCGTCGGGCCCGAGCGGACGGCGCACCTGTTCGCGACGCTCGGCGGCTCGTCGGCGCACGCGCCCGCCGACCCCGCGGTGTACCTGCACCTGCTCGCGGTCCGGCCGGGTCTGCAGGGGCGCGGGCTGGGCTCGCGGCTCGTGTCGCACGGGCTCGCGACGTTCGACGAGCGCGGGACCACGACGTGGCTCTGCACGGCAGAGGAGCGCGACGTGGTGTTCTACGAGCGCCTCGGGTTCGCGGTCGTCGGCCAGGTGCCGCTCGACGACGCGGCGACGCTGCGCGCGATGCACCGGGCGCCGCGGGCCCCTGGCCTACGCTGA